From Thermoanaerobaculia bacterium:
AGTGGAAAGTCGCCCCTTCGACTCGAGACCCGCGGCCTCGTCGCTCGGAACCCATGACTCGCGACTCGCAACGCGCCGACTGGCCGCGAAGCGGCCCCCACTCGCCGCGAAGCCGCGCCTCACGGCCCTCATTTCCTCGCCCCGATCAGGTACAGCAGCGGGTAGAGGAAGATCCACACGATGTCGACGAAGTGCCAGTACAGGCCGCCGACCACGACCGGCGCGTGGTACTCGGGTCCGTACCTCCCCTGCCGCGCGGTGATCAGCAGAAACGTCATGAGCCCGAGACCGATCACCATGTGCAGGGCATGCATCCCGGTCATGGCGAAATAGAACGAGAAGAAGATCTGGGAATGCACGGGGTCCGGGCCCCCGAACGAGAAGTGCGGCCCCGGGACGTGATGCTCCCGGAATTCCGCGGTCCATTCGATCGCCTTGAAACCGAGGAAGATCAGGCCGAAGAGCATCGTGACCGAAAGGTAGGCGACGAGCGGCTTCTTCCGCCCGGTCTGAGACGCGTGGACGGCGAGCGCCATCGTCAGGCTCGAGAGGATCAGGACGGCGGTGTTGATGCTCCCGATCTGGAGATTCATCGCGTGGCTTCCGGCCCGGAACGCGTTCGGGTAGAGGCTTCGGTAGACGGTGTAGCCGGCGAACATTCCGCCGAAGAAGAGGATCTCGGTGACGAGGAACGTCCACATGCCGAGGAGGCCCGCCTCGTGCTGCTGCGCGGCGTCGTCGAACTGGTGCGCGACCGCGTGGGCCCGGGGGGCAGGGGCCTCGCCGGCCATCGAGCGATCAGACATGCGTCGCTCCCGGCGCGGCGTAGGCGTACGCCTCCTCCGTGACGATCGGCGTCTCCAGGAAGTTCTCGGTCGGCGGCGGAGAGGTCGTTTCCCACTCGAGGCCTTTCGCGGCCCACGGATTCGCGCTCGCCTTGGGGCCGTACCGCATCGACCAGGTGAGATAGACGAGCGGGAGCAGATACCCGATGCCGAGGATCGAGGCGCCCGCCGTCGACATCACGTTCAGCACCTGGAACTCGGGCGGATAGGCGTGGTAGCGCCGCGGCATCCCGAGGTATCCGAGGATGAACTGCGGGAAGAACGTCAGGTTGAAGCCGAGGAAGACGACGACCGCCGCGACCCTTCCCCACCACTCCGGATACATGCGGCCGGAGATCTTCGGCCACCAGAAGTGGATGCCGCCGAGGTAGCCCATCACGGCGCCGCCGACCATGATGTAGTGGAAGTGCGCGATGATGAAGTAGGTGTCGTGCACGTGCACGTCGACGCCGAGGGTCGCGAGGAAGAGTCCCGTCAGGCCGCCGATCGTGAACAGCCCGATGAACCCGAACGCGTAGAGCATCGGCGTCTGGTAGGAGACGGAGCCCTTGTAGAGCGTGGCGGTCCAGTTGAAGACCTTGATCGCCGACGGGATCGCGACGAGGAACGAGAGCCCGGAGAAGATCACCCCCGCCGCCACCGACTGGCCCGACACGAACATGTGGTGGCCCCACACG
This genomic window contains:
- a CDS encoding cytochrome c oxidase subunit 3 family protein — encoded protein: MSDRSMAGEAPAPRAHAVAHQFDDAAQQHEAGLLGMWTFLVTEILFFGGMFAGYTVYRSLYPNAFRAGSHAMNLQIGSINTAVLILSSLTMALAVHASQTGRKKPLVAYLSVTMLFGLIFLGFKAIEWTAEFREHHVPGPHFSFGGPDPVHSQIFFSFYFAMTGMHALHMVIGLGLMTFLLITARQGRYGPEYHAPVVVGGLYWHFVDIVWIFLYPLLYLIGARK